A single window of Ignavibacteriota bacterium DNA harbors:
- a CDS encoding toxin-antitoxin system YwqK family antitoxin codes for MLNKIIPLLILLSSFAFSQSSEIKKTYYPNGKLESEGVYVNGKKNGTYKEFYDTGSLWKEWKFIDGKEEGISNWYFMDGSLSMIWNYVNGKLEGDATWYYETGEIWSIPHYENNVQQGFTKTFYKSGAIQGIWQYENGKLNGISKLFFENGKLEVERNYVNGKLEGISKVYNNYGGVALDANYKNGVLDGTSYFYYPDKSIKVIDTYNNGQIVKRVRYDIVGKFEKLEESFTEFYEDGTLKSELNFKEGKISGINKYYYPGGFIKAVLNYRDEKLDSLCTYYYENGVIFKEVNYMYGDKDGITYEYDTLGVISAKLKYSNDKLNGESYFYKSNNILEIKLNYLDDKLDGKQYIYFDSGNIESEFVYKDNLLNGISTKFFEDGKVRNYGMFKDGKMDGKFYEYQKNGLLKFEKIFSQDSLVSQTFYNEKGLKISQ; via the coding sequence CCTCGTTCGCATTTTCGCAATCAAGTGAAATTAAGAAAACTTATTACCCAAATGGGAAACTTGAAAGTGAAGGCGTTTATGTAAACGGCAAAAAAAATGGGACTTATAAAGAATTTTATGATACGGGCTCGCTATGGAAAGAATGGAAATTTATCGATGGAAAGGAAGAAGGAATTTCCAATTGGTATTTTATGGATGGCTCGTTAAGCATGATTTGGAATTACGTTAACGGAAAACTCGAAGGCGACGCGACTTGGTATTACGAAACGGGAGAAATCTGGTCAATTCCACATTATGAAAACAATGTTCAGCAGGGTTTTACAAAAACATTCTATAAAAGCGGAGCAATTCAAGGTATTTGGCAGTATGAAAACGGCAAGTTAAACGGCATTTCCAAATTATTTTTTGAAAACGGAAAGCTGGAAGTGGAAAGAAATTATGTTAACGGTAAACTTGAAGGAATTAGTAAAGTTTATAATAATTATGGCGGCGTAGCGCTAGACGCAAACTATAAAAACGGAGTTCTTGATGGAACTTCTTATTTTTATTATCCCGATAAATCAATAAAAGTAATTGACACTTACAATAACGGACAAATAGTAAAACGTGTCAGATATGATATTGTTGGTAAATTTGAAAAACTTGAAGAAAGCTTTACAGAATTTTATGAAGACGGCACTTTAAAATCCGAACTGAATTTTAAAGAAGGTAAAATTAGCGGAATAAATAAATATTATTATCCGGGCGGCTTTATCAAAGCAGTGTTAAATTACAGGGATGAAAAACTCGATTCACTTTGCACTTACTATTATGAAAACGGCGTTATCTTTAAAGAAGTAAATTATATGTACGGAGATAAAGACGGAATTACTTATGAATATGATACTTTGGGCGTTATTTCAGCCAAATTAAAATATAGTAATGATAAATTAAACGGCGAATCTTATTTCTATAAATCGAATAATATTCTGGAAATTAAATTGAATTACCTTGATGATAAGTTAGATGGAAAGCAGTATATTTATTTTGATAGCGGAAATATTGAATCGGAATTTGTTTATAAAGATAATTTACTCAACGGAATAAGTACTAAATTTTTTGAAGACGGTAAAGTAAGAAATTACGGAATGTTCAAAGACGGAAAAATGGACGGTAAATTTTATGAATATCAGAAAAATGGTTTATTGAAATTTGAAAAGATTTTTTCCCAAGATTCGTTAGTTTCACAGACTTTTTACAATGAAAAAGGATTAAAAATCAGTCAATAA